In the genome of Physeter macrocephalus isolate SW-GA chromosome 20, ASM283717v5, whole genome shotgun sequence, one region contains:
- the FAM220A gene encoding LOW QUALITY PROTEIN: protein FAM220A (The sequence of the model RefSeq protein was modified relative to this genomic sequence to represent the inferred CDS: inserted 1 base in 1 codon), with protein MFARINKKKFSFSSCSEEDWICSLLLQKTVLLGCPVALVRHWLGGGTTATESHRGQSHKGEPGESGLPSSQKWSEMGICEDEPPSAFLERLDSELELSCLHSILSTLLXAHPQIFLNDETKCVFPGHSKLIFSEQTVEYKKMLSCEKSTSNDLQITLALQALQAFELANLLCHN; from the exons ATGTTTGCAAGAATCAATAAGAAGAAATTCAGCTTCAGCAGCTGCTCAGAGGAAGACTGGATCTGTTCTTTGCTCCTGCAAAAGACTGTTTTGCTGGGCTGTCCTGTGGCACTGGTGAGGCACTGGCTGGGAGGAGGGACCACAGCCACTGAGAGCCACAGAGGACAGAGCCACAAAGGAGAGCCTGGGGAGTCAGGACTACCATCCTCTCAAAAATGGTCAGAAATGGGGATTTGTGAGGATGAACCACCAAGTGCTTTTCTGGAGAGGCTAGACTCTGAGTTGGAACTGTCTTGCCTGCATTCCATCCTGTCTACACTGC CAGCACATCCCCAAATATTCTTGAATGATGAGACAAAATGTGTTTTCCCTGGCCATTCAAAGCTCATCTTTTCAGAGCAAACAGTAGAATACAAGAAAATGCTTTCATGTGAAAAAAGTACCTCAAATGATCTGCAGATAACACTGGCATTACAGGCTCTACAAGCTTTTGAATTAGCAAATCTGTTATGTCATAATTAA